The following coding sequences lie in one Haemorhous mexicanus isolate bHaeMex1 chromosome 10, bHaeMex1.pri, whole genome shotgun sequence genomic window:
- the B3GALNT1 gene encoding UDP-GalNAc:beta-1,3-N-acetylgalactosaminyltransferase 1 yields MIPVPISALCMRPLKWIFLLLLVFSLITMWYITLSSRAGLDTMNPLYFYEYEPVYQQPRPFTLRERPTCADLRPFLVILVASSPGDVKARQAVRITWGSQNSWWGQHILTLFLLGQDTQREDRAAALAVEDESILYGDIIRQDFADTYDNLTLKTIMAFQWFSEFCSSARFLMKTDADVFINVPNLVKLLLQLNSSENVFTGYPLIDNFAYRGFDRKRFISYQEYPFKLYPPYCSGLGYILDGKLALRTYELMGHVKPLKFEDVYVGICLNILKVNITLPQDAEQFFLYKINFDICKYRHLIAVHGLTSSELIQFWQDLSSNTSQTCL; encoded by the coding sequence ATGATCCCGGTCCCGATCAGCGCCTTGTGCATGAGGCCTTTGAAATGGATTTTCCTGTTGCTGCTGGTGTTTTCCCTGATCACCATGTGGTACATAACCTTGTCCTCCAGGGCTGGCCTGGACACCATGAACCCTCTGTACTTCTACGAGTACGAGCCCGTGTACCAGCAGCCGCGCCCGTTCACGCTGCGCGAGCGCCCCACGTGCGCCGACCTCCGCCCCTTCCTGGTCATCCTGGTGGCTTCCAGCCCCGGGGACGTGAAAGCCAGGCAGGCCGTCAGGATCACGTGGGGCTCCCAGAACTCCTGGTGGGGCCAGCACATCCTGACACTgttcctgctggggcaggacacGCAGAGGGAGGACAGGGCGGCGGCGCTGGCGGTGGAGGACGAGAGCATCCTCTACGGGGACATCATCCGCCAGGACTTCGCGGACACTTATGACAACCTCACCCTGAAGACCATCATGGCCTTCCAGTGGTTCTCCGAGTTCTGTTCCAGCGCCAGGTTCCTCATGAAGACCGACGCCGATGTCTTCATCAACGTGCCCAACCTGGtgaagctcctgctgcagctgaactcCTCGGAGAACGTTTTCACCGGGTACCCCCTCATCGACAACTTCGCCTACCGAGGCTTCGACAGGAAAAGGTTCATCTCCTACCAGGAATATCCCTTCAAGCTCTATCCTCCCTACTGCAGCGGCCTGGGATACATCCTGGATGGAAAACTGGCCCTGAGGACATACGAGCTGATGGGCCACGTCAAACCTCTGAAATTCGAGGATGTTTATGTGGGAATTTGCTTAAATATACTCAAAGTCAACATCACTCTTCCACAAGATGCAGAACAATTCTTTCTCTATAAAATCAACTTTGATATCTGTAAGTACAGGCATTTGATTGCGGTTCATGGCCTTACATCAAGTGAGCTGATCCAGTTTTGGCAGGATTTGTCTTCCAACACCTCACAAACTTGCCTTTGA
- the ARL14 gene encoding ADP-ribosylation factor-like protein 14, translated as MGLQNAKPSRKGANILMLGLDSAGKSTLLYKLRYKDAFITMPTIGFNVDMIEARKNFTLTFWDVGGQKKMRELWSNFLEDAGGLLYVVDSSDKRRLEESRREFELILKNESIKNVPVVVLANKQDLPGALNAEEITRKLKMKKYCSDRNWYVQPCCAITGEGLAEALQMVTTFARQYKKSKETFIALKELNSF; from the coding sequence ATGGGCCTGCAGAACGCCAAGCCCTCGAGGAAGGGGGCCAACATCCTGATGCTGGGGCTGGACTCGGCGGGGAAATCCACGCTGCTCTACAAGCTCAGGTATAAAGATGCTTTCATAACAATGCCAACGATTGGCTTCAACGTGGATATGATTGAAGCAAGGAAGAATTTCACGCTGACGTTTTGGGATGTTGGAggacagaagaaaatgagagagcTCTGGAGCAATTTCCTGGAAGACGCCGGCGGGCTGCTGTACGTGGTGGACAGCTCTGACAAGCGGCGCCTGGAGGAGTCCAGGAGGGAATTTGAGCTCATTTTAAAGAATGAATCCATAAAGAACGTCCCGGTGGTCGTGCTGGCCAACAAGCAGGATTTGCCTGGAGCCCTGAACGCCGAGGAGATCACCAGGAAGCTCAAGATGAAGAAGTACTGCAGTGACAGGAACTGGTAcgtgcagccctgctgtgccatcacgggagaggggctggcagaAGCTCTCCAAATGGTGACCACGTTTGCCAGGCAGTACAAGAAGTCAAAGGAGACTTTCATCGCCCTGAAGGAACTCAACTCCTTTTAA